From Microlunatus capsulatus, a single genomic window includes:
- a CDS encoding SDR family NAD(P)-dependent oxidoreductase, translating to MTALAGRTALVTGGGNGLGAAIARALHAQGAAVVLAGRRPEPLQQVCTALGERATWHACDVADPASVAALAEALEDVEVDVVVNNAGIAGPVAPLTEIAVEDWDEVFDVNVRGVFLVCRAFLPAMVARGRGDVVNVASVSGKRPLARRTPYAASKMAVIGLTSTLAFEVGPAGVNVNTLSPGPVAGPRMERNFRLEAERTGATEAAAEEAFVSRSALGRMVTEEEVGAAVVAMLAMPGLCGADVDLSAGMVA from the coding sequence GTGACGGCTCTCGCGGGCCGGACGGCCCTGGTCACCGGCGGCGGGAACGGCCTGGGCGCCGCGATCGCCCGGGCGCTGCACGCGCAGGGGGCCGCGGTCGTCCTGGCCGGGCGACGGCCCGAGCCGCTGCAGCAGGTCTGCACCGCGCTCGGCGAGCGGGCGACCTGGCACGCCTGCGACGTGGCCGACCCGGCGTCGGTGGCCGCGCTCGCGGAGGCGCTCGAGGACGTCGAGGTCGACGTCGTGGTCAACAACGCGGGGATCGCCGGCCCGGTGGCCCCGCTGACCGAGATCGCCGTCGAGGACTGGGACGAGGTCTTCGACGTCAACGTCCGCGGCGTCTTCCTGGTCTGCCGCGCGTTCCTGCCCGCCATGGTGGCGCGGGGCCGCGGCGACGTCGTCAACGTCGCGTCGGTCTCGGGCAAGCGCCCGCTGGCGCGGCGCACCCCCTACGCGGCCTCGAAGATGGCGGTGATCGGGCTGACCTCGACGCTCGCCTTCGAGGTGGGCCCGGCCGGGGTCAACGTCAACACCCTCTCCCCCGGCCCGGTCGCCGGACCGCGGATGGAGCGGAACTTCCGGCTGGAGGCCGAGCGCACCGGCGCGACGGAGGCCGCTGCCGAGGAGGCGTTCGTCTCCCGGTCCGCCCTGGGCCGGATGGTGACCGAGGAGGAGGTCGGGGCCGCTGTGGTCGCGATGCTGGCGATGCCTGGGCTCTGCGGGGCCGACGTCGACCTGTCGGCGGGGATGGTGGCGTGA
- a CDS encoding HpcH/HpaI aldolase family protein, translating into MTTSLKARLAAGDKLLGALLRLGSEELVEMVAVSGFDFVLLDTEHGAADVGELRRHLVLAQTHGVPVLVRVGGHEPALVLRVLDAGAQGVVAPHVDTPEQAQALVASAHYPPTGLRGFATYGRAGRFGLVSPADHLRAAAETTLVFGMVESPAGVRAVDAIVATPGLDGIMVGTADLRASSTADDPDPAEGLATVHRSLAAAGRHRMDIVNGRAQAEASFADGASLVVYNLTATVMGHLADLRGAHPGPAAP; encoded by the coding sequence ATGACGACGTCGCTGAAGGCCCGGCTGGCGGCCGGGGACAAGCTGCTCGGCGCGCTGCTGCGGCTGGGGTCGGAGGAGCTCGTCGAGATGGTCGCGGTGAGCGGCTTCGACTTCGTGCTGCTGGACACCGAGCACGGGGCGGCCGACGTGGGCGAGCTCCGCCGGCACCTGGTGCTGGCGCAGACCCACGGCGTCCCCGTGCTGGTCCGGGTCGGCGGGCACGAGCCCGCCCTGGTCCTGCGCGTGCTGGACGCCGGCGCCCAGGGCGTCGTCGCCCCGCACGTCGACACCCCGGAGCAGGCCCAGGCCCTGGTGGCCTCGGCGCACTACCCGCCGACCGGCCTGCGCGGCTTCGCCACCTACGGCCGCGCCGGCCGCTTCGGCCTGGTCAGCCCCGCCGACCACCTGCGCGCCGCGGCGGAGACGACGCTGGTGTTCGGGATGGTCGAGTCCCCGGCGGGGGTGCGGGCCGTCGACGCCATCGTCGCCACCCCCGGCCTGGACGGGATCATGGTCGGCACCGCCGACCTGCGGGCCTCGAGCACGGCCGACGACCCCGACCCGGCCGAGGGCCTGGCCACGGTCCACCGCTCCCTCGCCGCCGCCGGCCGCCACCGGATGGACATCGTCAACGGCCGCGCCCAGGCCGAGGCCTCCTTCGCCGACGGCGCCTCCCTGGTGGTCTACAACCTCACCGCCACCGTCATGGGCCACCTCGCCGACCTCCGCGGCGCCCACCCGGGACCCGCCGCTCCCTGA
- a CDS encoding GIY-YIG nuclease family protein yields the protein MPWTYILRCADGSFYVGSARDLDARMTQHALGTDGSYTATRRPVELVWALESERVDEAHGLERKIKGWRREKRIALIEGRFVDLPRLSRSGPHARGPSTSSGSGG from the coding sequence ATGCCCTGGACCTACATCCTCCGCTGCGCGGACGGCTCCTTCTACGTCGGCAGCGCCCGTGACCTCGATGCGCGAATGACCCAGCACGCGCTCGGCACCGACGGCTCCTACACCGCCACGCGGCGGCCGGTCGAGCTCGTGTGGGCGCTCGAGTCGGAGCGGGTCGACGAGGCCCACGGGCTCGAGCGGAAGATCAAGGGCTGGCGGCGCGAGAAGCGGATCGCCCTGATCGAAGGGCGCTTCGTCGACCTCCCGCGGCTGTCGCGGAGCGGGCCTCATGCTCGGGGCCCTTCGACGAGCTCAGGGAGCGGTGGCTAG
- a CDS encoding alpha/beta fold hydrolase, producing the protein MSTAEPLVLLPGMGCTAALWAGLDLPGAPVTPVLEEAALDAEVDRLLRVLPERFALAGLSLGAIVAMALVRRAPARVTRLALLSTNPCAPTSAQRSGWADQRAQLAAGSARALQTSLLPLLLAPGVLASRPDVVATTLAMADAVGAAGYDRQLRLQGTRVDERAGLARVRCPTLVLAARDDRLCRLDRHEEIARLVPRVRLAVVEDCGHLSPLEQPAAVSAHLRAWLTADVLAPAVR; encoded by the coding sequence GTGAGCACGGCGGAGCCGCTCGTCCTGCTGCCGGGGATGGGCTGCACGGCGGCGCTGTGGGCGGGGCTCGACCTGCCCGGGGCCCCGGTCACCCCGGTGCTCGAGGAGGCCGCGCTCGACGCCGAGGTGGACCGGCTGCTGCGGGTGCTGCCGGAGCGCTTCGCGCTGGCCGGGCTGTCGCTGGGGGCGATCGTGGCCATGGCGCTGGTCCGGCGGGCGCCCGCGCGGGTGACCCGGCTGGCTCTGCTGTCCACCAACCCGTGCGCCCCGACGTCGGCCCAGCGGTCGGGCTGGGCCGACCAGCGGGCCCAGCTGGCCGCCGGCTCGGCCCGGGCGCTGCAGACGTCGCTGCTGCCGCTGCTGCTCGCGCCGGGGGTGCTCGCGTCGCGACCCGACGTGGTGGCGACGACGTTGGCCATGGCCGACGCGGTGGGCGCGGCGGGCTACGACCGCCAGCTGCGGCTGCAGGGCACCCGGGTCGACGAGCGGGCCGGCCTGGCCCGCGTCCGCTGCCCGACCCTGGTGCTCGCCGCCCGCGACGACCGGCTCTGCCGCCTCGACCGGCACGAGGAGATCGCCCGTCTGGTGCCCCGGGTCCGGCTGGCGGTGGTCGAGGACTGCGGCCACCTCTCCCCCCTGGAGCAGCCCGCCGCCGTCAGCGCTCACCTCCGGGCCTGGCTCACGGCCGACGTCCTGGCTCCGGCCGTGCGCTGA